One genomic window of Polyangium aurulentum includes the following:
- a CDS encoding SAM-dependent methyltransferase: MTHEAEPTTPNSGRMLDYWLGGQHHYPVDLAGAKVFEALLPDFPRMFRVLRDFIGRTSRYIHAQGVDQFLVLGAGVPTQGNVHEVVPGARVLYTDIDAFNIALGQRILAGVPNTGYTHCDAADPTTLDMAVAERVLGPLRRLGIIMIGVEAFIADEPLRAALQKLYDLAPPGSYLAVDCDNAALDHDPELLRMMGTDFHMRTAEQLAASLGPWQLTEEGIQPVAVWGHPGTPVDIRPYMIGGVARKP; this comes from the coding sequence ATGACCCACGAGGCGGAGCCGACGACACCCAACTCCGGCCGGATGCTGGATTACTGGCTGGGAGGGCAGCACCATTACCCCGTGGACCTCGCGGGTGCGAAGGTATTCGAGGCCCTTTTACCGGACTTCCCGCGCATGTTCCGCGTGCTGCGCGATTTCATCGGGCGCACCTCGCGATACATCCACGCGCAGGGCGTGGATCAGTTCCTCGTGCTCGGGGCCGGCGTGCCCACGCAGGGCAATGTCCACGAGGTCGTCCCCGGCGCCCGGGTGCTTTACACGGACATCGATGCATTCAACATCGCGCTCGGCCAGCGCATCCTCGCCGGGGTGCCCAATACGGGCTACACGCATTGCGACGCGGCGGATCCGACGACGCTCGACATGGCCGTCGCGGAGCGCGTCCTCGGGCCCCTCCGGCGCCTCGGGATCATCATGATCGGCGTCGAGGCGTTCATCGCCGACGAGCCCTTGCGCGCCGCTCTCCAGAAGCTCTACGACCTGGCGCCCCCGGGCAGCTATCTCGCCGTCGATTGCGACAACGCCGCGCTCGACCACGACCCCGAGCTGCTGAGGATGATGGGGACCGACTTTCACATGCGCACGGCGGAGCAGCTCGCGGCGTCGCTCGGCCCGTGGCAGCTCACCGAGGAGGGCATCCAGCCCGTCGCGGTCTGGGGCCATCCGGGCACGCCCGTGGACATCCGGCCCTACATGATCGGCGGCGTGGCGCGGAAGCCCTGA
- a CDS encoding NfeD family protein — protein MGLVYLFALVASLGILIVQFAMGGKGDADGELHAGDAHPGGDAHGADAVHAGKPVAKALPTAPNNFIAFFLSFRFWIFALLGFGLSGTLLHFLSLAGTVTAALVAAFAGLSSGLFATWAIRVAMRSSFTSSDDVTQARGRTGRVLVPCARGKVGQVRIEIKGQSVDLLATTEEDEISRGEHVLVVDFDGQVARVARRPPELA, from the coding sequence ATGGGCCTCGTCTACCTCTTCGCCCTCGTCGCCTCTCTCGGCATCCTCATCGTGCAGTTCGCGATGGGGGGCAAAGGCGACGCGGATGGCGAACTCCACGCCGGCGATGCCCACCCCGGCGGCGATGCCCACGGCGCCGACGCCGTGCACGCCGGCAAGCCCGTCGCCAAGGCGCTTCCTACGGCGCCGAACAATTTCATCGCCTTCTTCCTCTCGTTCCGCTTCTGGATCTTCGCCCTCCTCGGCTTCGGGCTCTCCGGCACGCTCCTGCACTTTCTCTCGCTCGCAGGCACGGTCACCGCCGCCCTCGTCGCAGCCTTCGCGGGGCTGTCCTCCGGCCTCTTCGCGACCTGGGCGATCCGCGTCGCCATGCGCTCGTCGTTCACGTCGTCCGACGACGTCACCCAGGCCCGCGGGCGCACGGGGCGCGTGCTCGTGCCCTGCGCGAGGGGCAAGGTCGGGCAGGTTCGCATCGAGATCAAAGGCCAGAGCGTCGATCTGCTCGCGACCACGGAAGAGGACGAAATTTCACGCGGAGAGCACGTGCTCGTCGTCGATTTCGACGGCCAGGTCGCGCGCGTCGCGAGGAGGCCGCCCGAGCTCGCCTGA
- a CDS encoding flotillin family protein — translation MLTTGLLLASIEAQQRRVRPPNVQSATPELDQAVMVLLAAGGLILVFGIFVLLLRQFLFICRPNEILVFSGRKHVLPDGTVSGYKILHGGRGFRVPFLETVGRMDMRLFPVEVQVQNAYSREGIPLSVHAIANVKIASNDTAVRNAVERFLGATPSQIAIAAQQTLEGVLREVISQLTPEEVNEDRLKFAETLVENARDDLDKLGLELDVLKVQHVADDQQYLANLGRGRIATMLRDAANAENAANQAVAEAQAAARQAAETAQKRAETVIAQSRNGFRAEIAKLEAEAKQVENEAEIAAQTERAMVEQELQGMRAELEKLRLHCDVILPAEANRKAQELKARGEAAPTIENGKAAADALALVAQEWANAGDMAKNVYVLQQMRQLVLVSAARVAQTQVGEVNVVAGSDVDAFGALIASYPAAVGRVLKETGNAVGIDVAQVLGANGRSA, via the coding sequence ATGTTGACCACAGGTCTTCTCCTTGCATCGATCGAGGCGCAGCAGCGCCGGGTCAGACCGCCGAACGTGCAGTCGGCCACCCCGGAGCTCGATCAGGCCGTCATGGTCCTGCTCGCGGCGGGGGGGCTGATCCTCGTGTTCGGCATCTTCGTCTTGCTGCTGCGGCAGTTCCTCTTCATTTGCAGGCCCAACGAGATCCTGGTCTTCAGCGGCCGCAAGCACGTCCTGCCCGACGGCACCGTGAGCGGGTACAAGATCCTCCACGGCGGCCGCGGCTTCCGCGTGCCCTTCCTCGAGACCGTGGGGCGCATGGACATGCGCCTCTTCCCCGTCGAGGTGCAGGTCCAGAACGCCTACTCGAGGGAAGGCATCCCCCTCAGCGTGCACGCGATCGCCAACGTCAAGATCGCGAGCAACGACACGGCCGTGCGCAACGCGGTCGAGCGCTTCCTCGGCGCCACGCCGAGCCAGATCGCCATCGCCGCCCAGCAAACCCTCGAGGGCGTCTTGCGCGAGGTCATCTCGCAGCTCACCCCCGAGGAGGTCAACGAGGACCGGCTCAAGTTCGCCGAGACCCTCGTCGAGAACGCGCGCGACGACCTCGACAAGCTCGGCCTCGAGCTCGACGTGCTCAAGGTCCAGCACGTCGCCGATGATCAGCAGTACCTCGCGAACCTCGGCCGCGGCCGCATCGCCACCATGCTGCGCGACGCCGCGAACGCCGAGAACGCCGCCAACCAGGCCGTCGCCGAGGCCCAGGCCGCCGCGCGCCAGGCCGCCGAGACCGCGCAGAAGCGCGCCGAGACCGTGATCGCGCAGTCGCGAAACGGCTTCCGCGCCGAGATCGCGAAGCTCGAGGCCGAGGCCAAGCAGGTCGAGAACGAGGCCGAGATCGCCGCCCAGACCGAGCGCGCGATGGTCGAGCAGGAGCTGCAAGGGATGCGCGCCGAGCTCGAGAAGCTGCGCCTGCACTGCGACGTCATCCTCCCCGCCGAGGCGAACCGAAAGGCGCAGGAGCTGAAGGCCCGCGGCGAGGCGGCGCCCACGATCGAGAACGGCAAGGCCGCCGCCGACGCCCTCGCGCTCGTCGCGCAGGAGTGGGCGAACGCGGGCGACATGGCCAAGAACGTCTACGTGCTCCAGCAGATGCGCCAGCTCGTCCTCGTGTCGGCCGCGCGCGTCGCGCAGACCCAGGTCGGCGAGGTCAACGTGGTCGCAGGCAGCGACGTCGACGCGTTCGGCGCGCTCATCGCGAGCTATCCGGCCGCCGTCGGGCGCGTCCTGAAGGAGACGGGCAACGCCGTCGGCATCGACGTCGCGCAGGTCCTCGGAGCGAATGGGAGGTCGGCATGA
- a CDS encoding flotillin family protein, protein MMGIILVLGLTAIVVVGFVAYTLKNLLLVSSPNEALILSGGSHDVAGRTVGYRSMRGGRAVRIPLLERVDRMDLSNIQVEISVKGAYSKGGIPLNVNGVAHVKLPGEEPRLSNAVERFLGRTRNEIAAIARETLEGNVRGVLAQLTPEQVNQDKTAFAHKLLDEAEHDMQRMGLVLDTLKIQNVTDDANYLNSIGRIRGASVRMEASIVEAKMQAESAEQKAQNWARSEVAKIDADLAIARQETEKRIKDAQSRREAMIQEARGQVLAQTAQVKAEINRQKARALQVERQLMADVIQPHDADRRRVEEQARGEAAKIIETGKAEAEALRRLIEEIRKVGPGALEVFALQQMMPLLPEIAGARRPTKIGSLSVLPSGDDGNLATKAVALSEQLRAATGVDLAEILRRAGGTERPRASAPPPPPPAPVVTKTTPPGVRTPRA, encoded by the coding sequence ATGATGGGCATCATCCTCGTCCTCGGGCTCACCGCGATCGTCGTGGTGGGCTTCGTGGCGTACACCCTCAAGAACCTGTTGCTCGTCAGCTCGCCGAACGAGGCGCTGATCCTCTCCGGCGGCTCGCACGACGTCGCGGGCCGCACCGTCGGCTACCGCTCCATGCGCGGCGGTCGCGCGGTCAGGATCCCGCTGCTCGAGCGGGTCGACCGCATGGACCTGTCGAACATCCAGGTCGAGATCTCGGTGAAGGGCGCCTATTCGAAGGGCGGCATCCCGCTCAACGTCAACGGGGTCGCCCACGTGAAGCTCCCCGGCGAGGAGCCGCGCCTGTCGAACGCCGTCGAGCGCTTCCTCGGCAGGACGCGCAACGAGATCGCGGCCATCGCGCGCGAGACGCTCGAGGGCAACGTGCGCGGCGTGCTCGCGCAGCTCACGCCCGAGCAGGTGAACCAGGACAAGACCGCGTTCGCCCACAAGCTCCTCGACGAGGCCGAGCACGACATGCAGCGCATGGGCCTCGTGCTCGACACGCTCAAGATCCAGAACGTCACCGACGACGCGAACTACCTGAACTCGATCGGCCGCATCCGCGGCGCGAGCGTGCGCATGGAGGCGAGCATCGTCGAGGCGAAGATGCAGGCCGAGTCCGCCGAGCAGAAGGCGCAGAACTGGGCCCGGAGCGAGGTCGCCAAGATCGACGCCGATCTCGCCATCGCGCGGCAGGAGACCGAGAAGCGCATCAAGGACGCGCAGAGCCGGCGCGAGGCGATGATCCAGGAGGCGCGCGGCCAGGTCCTCGCGCAGACCGCGCAGGTGAAGGCCGAGATCAACCGGCAGAAGGCCCGCGCGCTGCAGGTCGAGCGCCAGCTCATGGCCGACGTGATCCAGCCGCACGACGCCGATCGCCGCAGGGTCGAGGAGCAGGCGCGCGGCGAGGCGGCCAAGATCATCGAGACCGGCAAGGCCGAGGCCGAGGCCCTGCGGCGCCTCATCGAGGAGATCCGCAAGGTCGGTCCGGGCGCGCTCGAGGTCTTCGCCCTCCAGCAGATGATGCCGCTCCTGCCCGAGATCGCCGGCGCCCGCAGGCCGACCAAGATCGGCTCGCTGTCGGTCCTGCCCTCGGGCGACGACGGCAACCTCGCGACCAAGGCCGTGGCCCTGTCCGAGCAGCTCCGGGCCGCGACGGGCGTGGATCTCGCCGAGATCCTCCGCCGCGCAGGCGGCACCGAGAGGCCTCGCGCCTCTGCGCCCCCGCCCCCGCCCCCGGCGCCCGTGGTCACCAAGACCACGCCTCCCGGCGTGCGCACGCCTCGCGCTTGA
- a CDS encoding HNH endonuclease encodes MAADPRKKGKRRTILEIVATDRTFERAEIRGRAGWVGKCIHCRSAITVDDQGEPIGPATIEHIVPRNHGGTDDVENLALACARCNSLKGIRHDARRADDPRRLELVEKLQAQRRERWREPLPEITEALDRPSVWGSERRRR; translated from the coding sequence ATGGCTGCTGATCCGCGAAAGAAGGGAAAGCGGCGAACGATCCTCGAGATCGTCGCCACCGATCGCACCTTCGAGCGCGCCGAGATCCGCGGGCGCGCCGGCTGGGTCGGCAAATGCATCCACTGCCGCTCCGCCATCACCGTCGACGATCAGGGCGAGCCCATCGGCCCGGCGACGATCGAGCACATCGTGCCCCGCAACCACGGCGGCACCGATGACGTCGAGAACCTCGCGCTCGCCTGCGCGCGCTGCAACTCGCTGAAGGGCATCCGTCACGACGCGCGCCGCGCCGATGATCCGCGAAGGCTCGAGCTGGTGGAAAAGCTCCAGGCGCAGCGCCGCGAGCGATGGCGCGAGCCGCTCCCGGAGATCACCGAGGCGCTCGACAGACCGTCCGTGTGGGGCAGTGAGCGGAGAAGGCGCTAG
- a CDS encoding DUF444 family protein: MSLKIDQDHGRFRQIVRGRIRQNLRKYISQGELVGRKGKDLVSIPIPHIDIPRFRFGDKQRGGVGQGEGNPGDPVNPDDKQPGQGQAGSDAGEHLLEVDVTLDELADILGEELELPDIKDKGKSKISNAHDRYSGIRRVGPESLRHFKRTYREALKRMIASGTFQHDKPVVVPIPDDKRYRSWKTVTEPVANAVIIYMMDVSGSMGDEQKEIVRIESFWIDAWLTKQYKGLESRFIIHDAVAREVDRETFFHTRESGGTMISSAYKLCAQIIDNDYPPEEWNIYPFHFSDGDNWSMDDTLACVDILKNRMLPRVNMFAYGQVESPYGSGQFIKDLREHFSRDERVVTSEIRDKDGIVGSIKDFLGKGK; this comes from the coding sequence GTGTCGCTGAAGATCGACCAAGATCACGGCAGGTTCCGCCAGATCGTCCGTGGGAGGATCCGCCAGAACCTCCGGAAGTACATCTCACAGGGCGAGCTCGTCGGCCGTAAAGGCAAGGATCTCGTCTCGATCCCCATCCCGCATATCGATATCCCGCGTTTCCGTTTCGGGGACAAGCAACGCGGGGGTGTGGGGCAGGGGGAGGGCAACCCCGGCGATCCGGTCAATCCGGACGACAAGCAGCCCGGCCAGGGGCAAGCCGGCAGCGATGCGGGCGAGCACCTGCTCGAGGTGGACGTCACGCTCGACGAGCTGGCCGACATCCTCGGCGAGGAGCTCGAGCTGCCGGACATCAAGGACAAGGGCAAGAGCAAGATCTCCAATGCCCACGACCGTTACTCTGGCATCCGGCGCGTCGGTCCCGAGTCGCTGCGCCATTTCAAGCGCACGTACCGCGAGGCGCTGAAGCGCATGATCGCGAGCGGCACGTTCCAGCACGACAAGCCCGTGGTCGTGCCCATCCCCGACGACAAGCGCTACCGCTCGTGGAAGACCGTGACCGAGCCCGTGGCGAACGCGGTCATCATCTACATGATGGACGTGTCGGGCTCGATGGGCGACGAGCAGAAGGAGATCGTGCGCATCGAGTCCTTCTGGATCGACGCCTGGCTGACCAAGCAATACAAGGGGCTCGAGTCGCGCTTCATCATTCACGACGCGGTGGCGCGCGAGGTCGACCGCGAGACGTTCTTCCACACCCGAGAATCGGGCGGCACGATGATCTCGAGCGCTTACAAGCTTTGCGCGCAGATCATCGACAACGATTACCCGCCGGAGGAGTGGAACATCTATCCGTTCCATTTCTCGGACGGCGACAACTGGTCGATGGACGACACGCTCGCCTGCGTCGACATCCTGAAGAACCGCATGCTGCCGCGGGTGAACATGTTCGCCTACGGCCAGGTCGAGAGCCCCTACGGCTCGGGCCAGTTCATCAAGGATCTGCGCGAGCATTTCTCGCGCGACGAGCGCGTGGTGACGAGCGAGATCCGCGACAAGGACGGCATCGTGGGGAGCATCAAGGATTTCCTCGGGAAGGGGAAGTGA
- a CDS encoding SpoVR family protein, with translation MSKFALNTALPRYLREQQERVEAAARDYGLDFFPVVFEILSYDQMNEIAAYGGFPSRYPHWRFGMEYEQLSKSYEYGLSKIYEMVINNNPSYAYLLEGNSLTDQKLVMAHVYGHVDFFKHNFCFRATDLDQQGSVIDPVRRSETYDPDRRWIDKMANHGSRIARHIERHGINKVEAFIDQCLSLENLIDPWMPFSGKPLPKKDEDEGEEEPVEVPRLRAKEYMDSFINPEEYLEAKKKKLEEKQKPDRKVPERPERDVLRFLLDHAPLERWERDVLEVMREEAYYFVPQRQTKIMNEGWAAYWHSKLMTEKILDASEIIDYADNNAGVMATAPGKLNPYKLGVELYRYIEDRWNKGRFGREWEECNDLDAKRNWDMRLGLGRQKIFQVRSLYNDVTFIDEFLTPEFVLEHKLYTFGFSGRNDRFEIESREFKEVKEKMLFQLTNFGDPYIRVVDSNYANRGELLLEHQHAGIDLRADYARETLSSLVRCWKRPVAVATKMDNKPVLLRYDGKEHSMTPYKL, from the coding sequence ATGAGCAAGTTCGCCCTGAATACCGCGCTCCCGCGCTATCTCCGGGAGCAGCAGGAGCGCGTCGAGGCCGCGGCCCGCGATTACGGTCTGGATTTCTTCCCGGTCGTCTTCGAGATCCTCTCGTACGACCAGATGAACGAGATCGCCGCCTACGGCGGCTTCCCCAGCCGCTATCCGCACTGGCGATTCGGCATGGAGTACGAGCAGCTCTCGAAGAGCTACGAGTATGGCCTCTCGAAGATTTACGAGATGGTCATCAACAACAACCCCTCGTATGCCTACCTGCTCGAGGGCAACTCGCTGACCGATCAGAAGCTCGTCATGGCCCACGTGTATGGCCACGTCGACTTTTTCAAGCACAACTTCTGCTTCCGCGCGACCGACCTCGACCAGCAGGGCTCGGTGATCGATCCGGTGCGCCGCTCCGAGACCTACGATCCCGACCGGCGCTGGATCGACAAGATGGCGAACCACGGCTCGCGCATCGCGCGGCACATCGAGCGCCACGGCATCAACAAGGTCGAGGCGTTCATCGATCAATGCCTGTCGCTCGAGAACCTCATCGACCCGTGGATGCCCTTTTCGGGCAAACCCCTGCCGAAGAAGGACGAGGACGAGGGCGAGGAGGAGCCGGTCGAGGTGCCGCGCCTGCGGGCGAAGGAGTACATGGACTCCTTCATCAACCCCGAGGAGTATCTCGAGGCGAAGAAGAAGAAGCTCGAGGAGAAGCAGAAGCCCGATCGCAAGGTGCCCGAGCGGCCCGAGCGCGACGTATTGCGGTTCCTGCTCGACCACGCGCCCCTCGAGCGCTGGGAGCGCGACGTGCTCGAGGTGATGCGCGAGGAGGCGTATTACTTCGTCCCGCAGCGCCAGACGAAGATCATGAACGAGGGCTGGGCCGCGTACTGGCACTCGAAGCTCATGACCGAGAAGATCCTCGATGCGTCGGAGATCATCGATTACGCCGACAACAACGCCGGGGTCATGGCGACGGCGCCCGGGAAGCTGAACCCGTACAAGCTCGGGGTCGAGCTCTACCGCTACATCGAGGACCGCTGGAACAAGGGCCGCTTCGGCCGCGAGTGGGAGGAGTGCAACGATCTCGACGCCAAGCGCAACTGGGACATGCGCCTGGGTCTGGGCCGCCAGAAGATCTTCCAGGTCCGCTCCCTCTACAACGACGTCACGTTCATCGACGAGTTCCTCACGCCCGAGTTCGTCCTGGAGCATAAGCTCTACACCTTCGGTTTTTCGGGCCGGAACGATCGCTTCGAGATCGAGAGCCGCGAGTTCAAGGAGGTGAAGGAGAAGATGCTCTTTCAGCTCACGAACTTCGGCGACCCGTACATCCGCGTGGTCGACTCGAATTACGCGAACCGGGGCGAGCTGCTCCTCGAGCACCAGCACGCGGGCATCGACCTGCGGGCCGATTACGCGCGCGAGACGCTCTCGTCGCTCGTGCGCTGCTGGAAGCGGCCCGTCGCCGTCGCGACGAAGATGGACAACAAGCCCGTGCTCCTGCGCTACGACGGCAAGGAGCATTCGATGACGCCGTACAAGCTGTAA
- a CDS encoding tetratricopeptide repeat protein gives MVRGRLLALSVAAIAACGPAASERPPPPAPTYSPPPPPAPVASPPPATTSAPMPPEPPAGSGVPLDAPVTTTAPKSPSPRLARGAGTPADKALGEGDEAFARADFGAAEKAYKKAATLAPKDPAPIVGVVRARLAAEDAPVDAAAAPGHAGLTAAVRDLERALKLDPDFAPAHLELGRALLVLDRAPEAITALRKAVELAPGDAESHSALGVGLVATGKAEEAVRELQRAADLAPGDAERFTNLGTALLAVGRAQEAVRAYEKAARLAPNDARVQNDLGSALLFTNDLDRAIASLESAVKSDPRRATYRSNLGYALWLKGDHGRAVALYREALALDPKLVSAWLNLGNALAKRGDLAGARDAYDKARAIAPDDPRVVAALLEFTALEKAKGQKP, from the coding sequence ATGGTCAGAGGCCGGCTTCTCGCGCTCTCGGTCGCGGCCATTGCCGCGTGCGGCCCCGCCGCGTCCGAGCGCCCGCCGCCGCCGGCCCCCACCTATTCGCCGCCCCCGCCGCCTGCTCCTGTCGCTTCGCCCCCGCCCGCCACGACGAGCGCGCCCATGCCTCCGGAGCCACCGGCCGGGTCCGGGGTGCCGCTCGACGCGCCCGTCACCACGACGGCGCCGAAGAGCCCGTCGCCGCGGCTCGCGCGAGGCGCCGGAACGCCTGCGGACAAGGCGCTCGGGGAGGGCGACGAGGCCTTTGCGCGCGCTGATTTCGGTGCGGCCGAGAAGGCGTACAAGAAGGCCGCCACGCTCGCGCCCAAGGATCCGGCGCCGATCGTGGGCGTCGTGCGCGCGAGGCTCGCCGCGGAAGACGCGCCCGTCGACGCGGCCGCCGCGCCGGGGCACGCGGGGCTCACTGCGGCCGTGCGCGATCTCGAGCGTGCGCTCAAGCTCGACCCGGACTTCGCGCCTGCGCACCTCGAGCTCGGCCGGGCGCTGCTCGTCCTCGACCGCGCGCCCGAGGCGATCACGGCCCTGCGCAAGGCCGTGGAGCTTGCGCCTGGCGACGCGGAGTCGCACTCGGCGCTCGGGGTGGGCCTCGTGGCCACGGGCAAGGCCGAGGAGGCCGTCCGCGAGCTGCAACGCGCGGCCGATCTCGCGCCTGGCGACGCCGAGCGCTTCACCAACCTCGGCACGGCGCTGCTCGCGGTGGGGCGCGCGCAGGAGGCGGTGCGCGCCTACGAGAAGGCCGCGCGCCTCGCGCCGAACGACGCGCGCGTGCAGAACGACCTCGGCTCGGCGCTCCTGTTCACGAACGATCTCGATCGCGCGATCGCCTCGCTCGAGTCCGCGGTGAAGAGCGATCCGCGCCGCGCGACGTACCGATCGAACCTCGGCTACGCCCTGTGGCTGAAGGGCGATCACGGGCGCGCGGTGGCGCTCTACCGCGAGGCGCTCGCGCTCGACCCGAAGCTCGTGAGCGCGTGGCTGAACCTCGGCAATGCGCTGGCGAAGCGGGGCGACCTCGCGGGCGCGCGCGACGCGTACGACAAGGCCCGCGCCATCGCCCCCGACGACCCGCGCGTCGTGGCCGCGCTGCTCGAGTTCACCGCGCTCGAAAAGGCGAAAGGGCAGAAACCCTGA
- a CDS encoding SRPBCC family protein: MPVFEKRTRIAAPPEAVFAFHERPDALSQLMPPWEKARIIERTGGLETGARTVLEAQIGPVKQRMVAVHTAYEKGRMFQDTMMEGPFARWVHTHLMEPDGAGGTWLIDRIEYELPLGLLGRIGGGWFARRKIERMFAFRHEVTKKACEPA, translated from the coding sequence ATGCCGGTCTTCGAAAAGCGCACCCGGATCGCCGCCCCGCCCGAGGCCGTCTTCGCCTTCCACGAGCGCCCGGACGCACTCTCACAGCTCATGCCGCCCTGGGAAAAGGCGCGGATCATCGAGCGAACCGGCGGCCTCGAGACAGGCGCGCGCACGGTCCTCGAAGCGCAGATCGGGCCCGTCAAACAGCGCATGGTGGCCGTTCACACGGCGTACGAAAAAGGTCGCATGTTCCAGGACACGATGATGGAAGGCCCGTTCGCGCGCTGGGTCCACACGCACCTGATGGAGCCGGACGGCGCGGGCGGGACGTGGCTCATCGACCGCATCGAGTACGAGCTGCCTCTCGGCCTGCTCGGGCGCATCGGCGGCGGCTGGTTTGCCCGGCGCAAGATCGAGCGGATGTTCGCGTTCCGGCACGAGGTGACCAAGAAAGCGTGCGAGCCCGCTTGA
- the aat gene encoding leucyl/phenylalanyl-tRNA--protein transferase — MTIDADDIVAVGGSLEPRVLVEAYRRGVFPWPIDGLPVLPWFCPKERAIVDFDLVHVPRSLRRALRQTPLRCTIDAAFDDVIEHCADVPRPGQDGTWITDELMSAYKELHRMGYAHSVEVWDGEALAGGIYGVEVDGYFSAESMFHLAPNASKIALFHLMDHLRKGGLDWMDIQVMTPHMLALGAVVISRKRFLDRLQRTRARGLQLFVRA, encoded by the coding sequence ATGACCATCGATGCGGACGACATCGTCGCCGTGGGCGGCAGCCTCGAGCCGCGCGTGCTCGTCGAGGCCTACAGGCGCGGCGTGTTCCCCTGGCCGATCGACGGCCTTCCGGTCCTTCCCTGGTTTTGCCCGAAGGAGCGGGCGATCGTCGATTTCGATCTCGTGCACGTGCCCCGCAGCCTGCGCCGCGCGCTGCGCCAGACGCCCTTGCGCTGCACGATCGACGCGGCTTTCGACGACGTGATCGAGCATTGCGCCGACGTGCCGCGGCCCGGGCAGGACGGCACGTGGATCACCGACGAGCTGATGAGCGCCTACAAGGAGCTGCACCGCATGGGCTACGCGCACAGCGTGGAGGTGTGGGACGGCGAGGCGCTCGCGGGGGGCATCTACGGCGTCGAGGTCGACGGGTATTTCTCGGCCGAGAGCATGTTCCACCTCGCGCCGAATGCCTCGAAGATTGCGCTGTTTCACCTGATGGACCACCTGCGCAAAGGCGGGCTCGACTGGATGGACATCCAGGTGATGACCCCGCACATGCTCGCCCTCGGCGCCGTCGTGATCTCGAGGAAGCGCTTCCTCGACCGGCTGCAGCGGACGCGGGCGCGCGGGCTTCAGCTCTTCGTGCGGGCGTGA
- a CDS encoding MarR family winged helix-turn-helix transcriptional regulator: MAIPPDSKSEVDAIVETIIYLYTESRRLTKGMAAQFGLTGPQLTVIKLLEELGDLSLSSLSERIRAQNSTVTGIIDRMEREGLVRRERSTTDRRVVYIRLSDKGQKLAKNIQVEPMEIFRSALTSLTPADLAELLRILTKLRKGVLSFVEGAEAAAQGNSREEEP; encoded by the coding sequence GTGGCCATCCCTCCCGACAGCAAGAGCGAGGTCGATGCGATCGTCGAGACGATCATCTACCTCTACACCGAGTCGCGAAGGCTCACGAAGGGCATGGCGGCGCAGTTCGGCCTCACCGGCCCGCAGCTCACGGTGATCAAGCTGCTCGAGGAGCTGGGCGATCTGTCGCTCTCGTCTCTGTCCGAGCGCATCCGGGCGCAGAACAGCACGGTGACGGGCATCATCGACCGCATGGAGCGCGAGGGGCTCGTGCGCCGCGAGCGCAGCACGACCGATCGGCGCGTCGTTTACATCCGGCTCAGCGACAAGGGCCAGAAGCTCGCCAAGAACATCCAGGTCGAGCCGATGGAGATCTTCAGGAGCGCGCTCACGAGCCTGACGCCGGCCGACCTCGCCGAGCTTTTGAGGATCCTGACCAAGCTGCGAAAGGGCGTCCTGTCGTTCGTCGAGGGGGCGGAGGCCGCTGCACAAGGAAATTCGAGGGAGGAGGAGCCATGA